The genomic interval TTGCAGGATACCTTCGGCGCTGGCGGTCAGTAGTTCCAATTCTGCAAAGGAATGGTCAGGATGGACAAATTTGAACATCTCGACCTTGTGGAACTGGTGCAGGCGGATCAGCCCTCGGGTATCGCGCCCGTAGCTGCCGGCTTCGCGGCGGAAGCAGGGTGTGTAGGCACAGTAATAGAGAGGCAGGTCATCTAGGGACAGAATTTCATCGCGGTGGAAGCTGGTGAGGGGCACTTCGGCGGTGGGGGTTAGCCAAAGGTCGTCGCGATCGCACTTAAAGCTTTCATCTGCAAACTTGGGCAACTGACCCGACGCAGTGAGGGACTGGGTGTTGACCAAGAAGGGCGGAATGATTTCGGTAAAGCCAGCAGCGGTATGGCGATCGAGCATGAACTGGATCAGCGATCGCTCTAGGGCCGCGCCAGCACCAATGAGAGTGACGAATCGACTTTGGGCAATGCGGGTGGATCGCTCGAAGTTGAGAATACCTAGCTTTTCGCCGATCTCCCAGTGGGGGAGTTGATCGTTGGTGCTGGGCAGATACTCATCTCCCCAGCGACGTACCTCCACATTGTCATCTTCGCTTGTCCCCAAAGGAGTTGAGGCGCTGGGCAGATTAGGTAACGCCAGCAAAATAGACTCCAGCTCTGCCTTTAGCCCTTTTTCCGTGGGTTCTAGTTCAGCAATCTGGGCCTTGAGCTGATTACCGGCTTCTCGCAGGGCTAGGATTTCAGGGGCATCCGCTGCCACACCAGACCTCATAGCTTGCCCAACCTGTTTACCAATTTCATTGCTGCGGGCCTGCAGTTGCGATCGCTTCGTTTCGAGATCTCGCTGTTCTTGATCCAGTGCCACTAAGGGTTGGAGATCATAGGGCCCTCGGCGGCTCAAGCGGGCCTGCACGTCATCAAAGTTATCGCGTATCTGCTTTAGGTCAATCACAACCGTTCCTTATGTCTCTCACGTCCAAGCTTGGCAGGTTAACTCGTAACTAGAATGAGCCGCTGACCCAAAATGTTAGCGGTCACCTTCTCTATCAATACATCAGAATATACTCAGCTCTACCCACCAGCCAACTAGATAGCGTTGGCTCTGGTGAGGGTAGAACTGTTACAAAGGGAGCGATCGCTTTTGATGTCTGGGGTCTTAACATTTCTGGGCAACCATTTCTGGGCAACCATCTCTAGGTAAGGTGAGGGCGATCGCAGGGGCTGAGTTGCTGTTCGGCGTAGCTGTAACGCACTGCTTTGTGAAGCGAGGCAAAAGAAATCCCCGCCACCAAGGTAGCAGGGAATCTGTCGAATCATGAGTTAAGCAGAACGATGCTTCACATCGGTGAACCTTAGTTCAACCACTCCACCACTGCATCTTCC from Candidatus Obscuribacterales bacterium carries:
- the serS gene encoding serine--tRNA ligase; protein product: MIDLKQIRDNFDDVQARLSRRGPYDLQPLVALDQEQRDLETKRSQLQARSNEIGKQVGQAMRSGVAADAPEILALREAGNQLKAQIAELEPTEKGLKAELESILLALPNLPSASTPLGTSEDDNVEVRRWGDEYLPSTNDQLPHWEIGEKLGILNFERSTRIAQSRFVTLIGAGAALERSLIQFMLDRHTAAGFTEIIPPFLVNTQSLTASGQLPKFADESFKCDRDDLWLTPTAEVPLTSFHRDEILSLDDLPLYYCAYTPCFRREAGSYGRDTRGLIRLHQFHKVEMFKFVHPDHSFAELELLTASAEGILQALQLPYRVLELCTGDLGFSATKTYDLEVWMPSSGKYREISSCSNCLDFQARRANIRFKEPGKKGTQYVHTLNGSGLAIGRTMAAILENYQQPDGTVRVPDALQPYLKREVL